A stretch of the Aminipila terrae genome encodes the following:
- a CDS encoding ABC transporter substrate-binding protein: MKKTRIMALLLILALTVTCFAGCGKEAKETAREERIAKGELIASIGAEPEAGFDATTGSHGSITKVFFSTLFKRDKQLGWTNDLATGYQVSPDKLTWTITIRDDAMFTDGIKVKAEDVAYTYQTAKDSGSDIDLTMIDSIKPVNDTTIEFKLTRPYSPFIERLAYLGIVPKHAHDGKFKDHPIGSGPYKFVQWDKGEQVIAEANDNYYGEKPKIKKLTMVFLDTDTAFEAVKNGSVDVAQINGNLASQKVEGAKVVDIPSIECYGVCFPMVKNEGKLAQDGAVMGNDVTSDISIRKALNTAIDREKIVSGVLNGYGSVSTTGLEKMPWLNESTVLDSSEYGNVQAAKKILADGGWADADHDGILEKNGQKAEFKLLYTEGIYRQEMALEFVKVASEIGIKVDLKKTTWDTILPDIHKEAVFYGFGSGDPSELFNMFYGGCAGGPVAWDNSGCYNNPAVNECIDKALNSRDEAEAIPYWKELQKYTSAKGDAPYCWLANANHVYLTADGFSFGKPVVQPHGGRIFDNVTEWSWGK, encoded by the coding sequence ATGAAAAAAACAAGAATAATGGCATTGTTACTTATTCTCGCATTAACAGTTACATGTTTTGCAGGATGCGGTAAAGAAGCTAAAGAGACTGCCAGAGAAGAAAGAATAGCTAAGGGTGAATTGATTGCTTCCATTGGTGCAGAACCTGAGGCTGGTTTTGACGCAACTACAGGAAGCCATGGCTCCATTACAAAGGTATTTTTCTCAACCTTATTTAAAAGAGATAAGCAGCTTGGATGGACCAATGATCTGGCAACCGGTTATCAGGTATCCCCGGATAAACTGACATGGACCATTACCATACGTGATGACGCCATGTTTACAGATGGTATAAAAGTAAAGGCCGAAGATGTGGCTTATACATATCAGACAGCAAAGGATTCAGGTTCAGATATTGATTTAACTATGATAGACAGCATTAAACCAGTTAATGATACAACCATAGAATTCAAACTGACAAGACCTTATTCCCCATTTATTGAAAGACTTGCTTATCTGGGAATTGTTCCAAAACATGCTCATGATGGTAAATTTAAAGATCATCCGATTGGTTCAGGACCATATAAGTTTGTACAGTGGGATAAAGGAGAACAGGTAATAGCAGAGGCTAATGACAATTATTATGGTGAGAAACCGAAGATTAAAAAACTGACAATGGTATTTTTAGATACAGATACTGCGTTTGAGGCAGTCAAGAATGGTTCAGTTGACGTGGCTCAGATCAATGGAAACTTAGCCAGCCAGAAAGTGGAAGGAGCAAAAGTAGTAGATATACCAAGTATTGAATGCTATGGTGTATGCTTCCCAATGGTTAAAAACGAAGGTAAACTGGCTCAGGATGGAGCAGTAATGGGTAACGATGTGACCAGTGATATTTCCATCAGGAAAGCTCTGAATACTGCTATAGACAGAGAAAAAATTGTATCTGGAGTACTGAATGGTTACGGAAGTGTATCAACTACAGGTCTGGAAAAAATGCCTTGGCTGAATGAAAGCACTGTTCTTGACTCCTCAGAATACGGCAATGTCCAGGCTGCTAAAAAGATACTGGCAGATGGAGGATGGGCTGATGCAGATCATGACGGAATACTGGAAAAAAATGGTCAGAAAGCTGAATTCAAGTTATTATATACAGAGGGAATCTACCGTCAGGAAATGGCGTTGGAATTCGTAAAGGTTGCCAGTGAAATCGGAATCAAAGTCGATTTGAAAAAAACAACATGGGATACCATTTTACCAGACATTCATAAAGAAGCAGTATTCTACGGTTTTGGCTCAGGTGATCCATCAGAATTGTTTAATATGTTCTATGGTGGATGTGCAGGTGGTCCTGTTGCCTGGGATAATTCAGGATGCTACAATAATCCTGCTGTAAATGAATGTATCGACAAAGCTCTGAATTCTAGGGATGAAGCAGAAGCAATTCCTTACTGGAAAGAATTGCAGAAATATACTTCTGCAAAGGGAGATGCACCTTACTGCTGGCTTGCAAATGCTAATCATGTTTACCTGACCGCAGATGGATTTAGTTTTGGAAAACCAGTGGTTCAGCCTCATGGAGGAAGAATTTTCGACAATGTTACAGAATGGTCATGGGGCAAATAA
- a CDS encoding metal-sensing transcriptional repressor, protein MAFMVFLFKEKVLIMKDKVQAQIHTHKASDGTEYTHSHNEEHGHKHSHQNTKAVLNRLSRASGHLEAVRRMVEDGKDCSEVLIQLSAVIAALNNTGKVILSDHITNCIVDAVESGDKEAIDNLNKAIDRFIK, encoded by the coding sequence ATGGCTTTTATGGTATTTTTATTTAAAGAGAAAGTGTTGATTATGAAAGATAAAGTACAAGCTCAGATACATACTCATAAAGCATCGGATGGAACTGAATATACTCACAGCCACAACGAAGAGCATGGGCATAAGCATAGCCATCAGAATACCAAGGCTGTATTAAACCGCTTGTCTCGTGCAAGTGGCCATCTGGAAGCAGTAAGGCGTATGGTAGAGGACGGCAAAGATTGTAGTGAGGTATTGATACAACTGTCAGCAGTCATAGCAGCGCTTAATAATACGGGAAAGGTTATCTTGTCGGACCATATCACAAACTGCATTGTAGATGCAGTTGAATCAGGGGATAAGGAAGCAATTGATAATCTTAATAAAGCAATTGACCGTTTCATCAAGTAG
- a CDS encoding ATP-binding protein, protein MKEIRKTKEILLSKAVVDGDYVSISQEIYNTAINTLDTADTQVQTTQNELSKTKEILDTAEAGLKEIEVEAFNNYKLMANGLITETITHELHSIVNDKHMNNIAGNFEALKGYLYENCVSMYNNNLIPIKDQSDLLINKVENVADLYNFLEKTFIKKNSYNEYSCESLKLVINTISEKLGSELEKNKIKIETLNINQQWYMPKGVLLHVLYNLFMNSVYWIDIRQKRAIKEEAYLVENNKIIVEQESDTNILVYDTGIGVLKKMEYVLFDALQSGKENDGRGMGLYIVKKLLNSFKADIELLENTNEFGNRYIFSISVPAECIR, encoded by the coding sequence TTGAAAGAAATACGTAAGACCAAAGAAATTTTACTTTCTAAAGCAGTAGTTGATGGTGATTATGTGAGTATATCCCAAGAAATATACAATACTGCAATTAATACATTAGATACAGCTGATACTCAAGTGCAAACGACGCAAAATGAATTGAGTAAAACAAAAGAGATACTGGACACTGCTGAAGCTGGTTTGAAAGAAATAGAAGTAGAGGCTTTTAATAATTATAAATTAATGGCTAATGGATTAATAACTGAAACTATTACACATGAACTTCATTCGATAGTAAACGATAAGCATATGAATAATATTGCTGGTAATTTTGAAGCATTAAAGGGTTATTTATATGAGAATTGCGTTTCTATGTATAATAATAATCTTATACCAATTAAAGATCAAAGTGATTTATTAATAAATAAAGTAGAAAATGTTGCAGATTTATATAATTTTCTAGAAAAAACATTTATTAAGAAGAATAGTTATAATGAATATTCTTGTGAAAGTTTAAAATTAGTAATTAATACAATTAGTGAAAAATTGGGAAGCGAGTTAGAAAAAAACAAAATTAAAATTGAAACACTTAATATTAACCAACAATGGTACATGCCGAAAGGTGTTTTATTACATGTACTATATAATCTTTTTATGAATTCTGTATATTGGATTGATATAAGACAAAAAAGAGCTATTAAGGAAGAGGCATATTTGGTAGAAAACAATAAAATAATTGTTGAACAAGAGTCTGATACGAATATTTTAGTATATGATACAGGAATCGGCGTTCTTAAAAAGATGGAATATGTACTTTTTGATGCATTACAATCTGGCAAAGAAAATGATGGAAGAGGAATGGGACTATATATTGTCAAAAAATTATTAAATTCCTTTAAAGCAGATATTGAATTATTAGAAAATACTAATGAATTTGGAAATAGATATATTTTTTCTATATCAGTTCCAGCAGAGTGTATAAGATAG
- a CDS encoding ATP-binding protein, whose product MNTKRMSVNPRIIEHLGSDLITSSSVAIVELIKNSIDAKSKKVHVQLFDYVDKIIDNNQLLIKLDQNVMELIKANAENAKILLVEDIGIGMNDNQLENGFLNIGTDIKFNNHDDNEAFLGEKGIGRLATQRLGKKLILETASKACDRSKAVIIDWKNLIESERIDNIELPYYEFDKVGESYTRLWIIGIEKNEIINEPEQIELFNETNVSLNDELQAATCYLVSPFKNSKNEVEISFYNNGIKINTDFDTELLDFAESKNYFEVIKEDEKIVINLKLELTPMFIEKTHRYCIKPVTYFPKYRKSKDDYISLFKKYRQRYNTTLNLHVSYEEIVNKLKEKRKKVYSDVKDQKELDIYLKQQVKNDLNELRGILPITGCAYNFKQDNAIGKMYVDFIKYLKENTNGRINDYSVSDIQNFLNQYSGIKLYRNSYRIGALGNRDDDWLEMQQYRTSGQQFYRINQSNTVGYVSINDPLQVNIREISSRLDIVQNNASKIFKEVIIYIFNYYFYDFNRSADDITKSILQDEGLLQDDIKKEVKIGKKRVIN is encoded by the coding sequence ATGAACACTAAGAGAATGAGTGTAAATCCAAGAATAATAGAACATCTTGGAAGTGATTTAATTACATCTTCATCAGTTGCAATAGTTGAGTTGATAAAGAACTCAATTGATGCAAAGAGTAAAAAAGTCCATGTTCAATTATTTGATTATGTAGATAAAATAATAGACAATAATCAACTTTTAATTAAATTAGATCAAAATGTTATGGAGCTAATTAAAGCAAATGCTGAAAATGCTAAAATATTGTTGGTAGAAGATATTGGCATTGGAATGAATGATAATCAGTTAGAAAATGGTTTCCTAAATATTGGAACGGATATTAAATTTAATAATCACGATGACAATGAAGCTTTTTTAGGAGAAAAAGGAATCGGGCGGCTAGCAACTCAGCGGTTAGGCAAAAAATTAATACTTGAAACTGCGTCTAAAGCGTGTGATAGAAGTAAAGCTGTAATAATAGATTGGAAGAATTTGATTGAGTCAGAGAGAATAGACAATATTGAATTGCCATATTATGAATTTGACAAAGTTGGAGAGTCCTATACCAGACTTTGGATAATTGGAATTGAAAAAAATGAAATCATAAATGAACCAGAACAGATAGAATTATTCAATGAAACTAATGTATCACTTAATGACGAATTACAGGCAGCTACATGTTATTTAGTTTCGCCTTTTAAAAATAGTAAGAATGAAGTGGAAATTTCATTTTACAATAATGGAATTAAAATTAACACGGACTTTGATACCGAGTTACTAGATTTTGCTGAAAGTAAGAATTACTTTGAAGTAATAAAGGAAGATGAAAAAATTGTCATAAATTTGAAGCTGGAATTAACACCTATGTTTATTGAAAAGACGCATAGATACTGTATAAAACCAGTAACGTATTTTCCAAAATATCGAAAATCAAAGGATGATTATATTTCCTTATTTAAAAAATATAGACAAAGATATAACACGACTTTAAATTTACATGTGTCATATGAAGAAATTGTTAATAAATTAAAAGAAAAAAGAAAAAAAGTATATTCTGATGTAAAAGATCAAAAAGAGTTGGATATTTATCTAAAGCAGCAAGTCAAAAATGATCTAAATGAATTGCGGGGAATTCTACCTATTACCGGATGTGCATATAATTTTAAGCAAGATAATGCAATAGGAAAAATGTATGTTGATTTTATTAAATACTTAAAAGAAAATACAAATGGAAGAATTAATGACTATTCTGTTTCAGATATTCAAAATTTTTTAAATCAATATAGTGGTATTAAGTTATATAGAAATAGTTATAGAATAGGAGCATTAGGTAATAGAGATGATGATTGGCTCGAAATGCAACAATATAGGACATCGGGTCAACAATTTTATCGAATTAATCAGAGTAATACAGTAGGATATGTTTCTATAAATGATCCGCTTCAGGTTAATATTAGAGAAATTAGTTCAAGATTAGATATTGTGCAGAACAATGCTTCAAAAATATTTAAGGAAGTCATAATATATATATTTAACTATTATTTCTATGATTTTAACAGATCAGCTGATGATATTACAAAATCAATTTTACAAGATGAAGGTTTATTACAAGATGACATTAAAAAAGAGGTAAAAATAGGAAAAAAGAGAGTAATAAATTAG
- a CDS encoding DNA cytosine methyltransferase translates to MVIFSFYSGVGMLDLGFQEAGFDIVFVNEYKKEFLDSYQYARRNRYPNPPRFGYHVGDINQFLSGIEEQTLRQYIMTLRQEGELIAFIGGPPCPDFSVGGKNLGRDGENGRLAKSYVDMICRFKPDFFLFENVKGLIKTQRHREYFDELKLQLQNNGYVLSEQLLNSLSFGVPQDRDRIIMMGVGNISLLSHRVICVNNSFAFPWKSSLPYDAELVKTMNWPNTQRFAQYSRREFHYNVPIELTVEYWFRKNNVYHHSNRNDVFNVRGGLQKMQRICEGDTSRKSFKRLHRWRYSPTAAYGNNEVHLHPYRIRRISVAEAMAIQSLPIWFELPPNVSLSAKFKMIGNGVPYLMANIVAQKIRDFF, encoded by the coding sequence ATGGTAATATTTTCATTCTATTCTGGCGTTGGAATGTTGGATTTAGGATTTCAGGAGGCTGGATTTGATATAGTTTTTGTGAATGAGTATAAAAAAGAATTTTTGGATTCTTACCAATATGCAAGACGAAATAGATATCCAAATCCGCCGCGATTTGGATACCATGTAGGGGATATTAACCAATTCTTAAGTGGAATTGAAGAACAAACTTTACGGCAGTATATAATGACTTTAAGACAAGAAGGGGAATTAATTGCTTTTATTGGAGGACCACCCTGCCCAGATTTTTCTGTAGGGGGGAAAAATCTTGGAAGAGATGGAGAAAATGGAAGATTAGCTAAGAGTTATGTTGATATGATTTGCAGGTTTAAGCCTGACTTTTTTCTGTTTGAGAACGTAAAAGGACTAATAAAGACACAAAGACATAGGGAATATTTTGATGAGCTAAAACTTCAGTTGCAAAATAATGGCTATGTGTTATCCGAACAATTATTAAATTCACTTAGTTTTGGAGTTCCACAAGATAGAGATAGAATAATAATGATGGGAGTTGGAAATATATCATTACTATCACATAGAGTTATTTGTGTAAATAATTCTTTTGCTTTTCCATGGAAGAGTAGTTTGCCATATGATGCAGAACTTGTTAAGACAATGAATTGGCCTAACACCCAAAGGTTTGCCCAATATAGTCGTAGAGAGTTTCATTATAATGTACCAATTGAATTAACTGTTGAATATTGGTTTAGAAAAAATAATGTTTACCATCATTCAAATAGGAATGACGTGTTTAATGTTCGAGGCGGCCTGCAAAAAATGCAGAGGATTTGTGAAGGAGATACAAGTAGGAAATCCTTTAAAAGACTTCACCGGTGGAGGTATTCACCAACAGCTGCATACGGTAATAATGAAGTGCATTTGCATCCATATCGAATTCGTCGAATTAGTGTTGCCGAAGCAATGGCAATTCAGTCATTACCTATATGGTTTGAATTACCACCCAATGTTAGTCTAAGTGCTAAATTTAAAATGATTGGAAATGGAGTGCCGTATTTAATGGCCAATATTGTGGCTCAAAAAATAAGGGATTTTTTTTGA
- a CDS encoding metallophosphoesterase family protein has translation MDKEIKVGIISDTHGLLRTEVKEILKQCDYILHGGDVNKQAVIDELEDIATLFVVRGNNDKEWAEHLPQNLKFEIGGIRFYMVHDKKFIPTQMENTDIIVFGHSHKYLEETRDGILWLNPGSCGRRRFDQSISMAVMTIKSGTWTIEKIELNPEMK, from the coding sequence ATGGATAAAGAGATAAAAGTAGGGATTATTTCCGATACCCATGGATTACTGCGTACGGAAGTAAAAGAAATTTTAAAACAGTGTGATTATATCCTTCATGGTGGTGATGTAAACAAACAGGCTGTTATTGATGAGCTAGAAGATATTGCAACACTTTTTGTTGTACGGGGCAACAATGATAAAGAATGGGCAGAGCATCTACCGCAAAATTTAAAGTTCGAGATAGGAGGTATCCGGTTCTATATGGTACATGACAAAAAATTTATACCTACACAAATGGAAAATACGGATATCATTGTTTTTGGACATTCCCATAAGTATCTTGAAGAGACCAGAGATGGAATCCTGTGGCTGAATCCCGGAAGCTGTGGGAGAAGGCGGTTTGACCAGTCAATCAGTATGGCCGTGATGACCATTAAAAGTGGAACATGGACCATAGAGAAGATTGAACTGAATCCGGAGATGAAGTAA
- a CDS encoding cupin domain-containing protein: MAVNEEIIKKIVETIISEACVSPDENGIKKHRDKSGVMVIKTKSIKAEQWEQPGVYLKQATSLEEAPRMGCGVMELDRDGTLAWTLTYDEYDYVIDGILQIEIDGRTVTGCEGDIILIPRNSHVIFKTPCSTRYAYFVYPADVVDEIV, from the coding sequence ATGGCTGTTAATGAAGAAATTATAAAGAAAATAGTAGAAACCATTATCTCAGAAGCTTGTGTAAGTCCGGATGAAAACGGAATCAAAAAGCACAGAGATAAAAGTGGTGTTATGGTTATTAAAACCAAGTCCATCAAGGCAGAACAATGGGAACAGCCTGGTGTGTATCTGAAACAGGCAACCAGCCTGGAAGAAGCACCTCGTATGGGGTGTGGCGTAATGGAACTAGACAGGGATGGGACTTTAGCCTGGACATTAACTTATGACGAATACGATTATGTTATCGATGGTATTCTACAGATAGAAATAGATGGAAGAACAGTAACAGGTTGTGAAGGGGATATTATTCTGATTCCTCGTAATTCACATGTTATCTTTAAGACTCCATGTTCAACTAGATATGCTTATTTTGTTTATCCAGCAGATGTAGTTGACGAAATCGTTTAA
- the eutC gene encoding ethanolamine ammonia-lyase subunit EutC, with product MNEEQLKNLVQQIIEKMSSDNNQKPAAGGSCNNFSGAACSTVISDEEVPDIMSYDYTKHLDIPNAANPEEYLRIKAKTDARLGVGRCGPRYTTMSYLRVLADHAGAMDAVLNDVPDDFILENGLFSVSTVCKSKYEYMTRPDLGRLFTKEAEATIKSKCKMNPDVQVIVGDGLSSTAVEANIKDLLPSLEQGFKVEGLNAGVPFFVKYARVPAMDAISAMIKPKVTIILLGERPGLATYASLSAYITYDGYVGIPEANRTVVSNIHKNGTNAVEAGAHIAGVVKKMIQQKASGTGLQL from the coding sequence ATGAATGAAGAACAGTTAAAGAATCTGGTACAACAGATTATAGAAAAGATGTCTAGTGATAATAACCAGAAGCCTGCTGCAGGTGGAAGCTGCAATAATTTTTCCGGCGCAGCATGTAGTACAGTAATATCTGATGAAGAAGTACCCGATATAATGTCATATGACTATACAAAACATCTTGATATTCCAAATGCAGCAAATCCAGAAGAATACTTACGCATCAAAGCTAAAACAGATGCACGTCTTGGAGTGGGAAGATGCGGCCCAAGATATACAACCATGTCTTATTTAAGAGTACTGGCAGATCATGCTGGTGCTATGGATGCGGTACTAAATGATGTTCCTGATGACTTTATTCTCGAGAATGGTTTGTTTTCTGTAAGCACAGTATGCAAATCTAAGTATGAATATATGACTCGTCCGGATCTTGGAAGACTTTTTACAAAAGAAGCAGAAGCAACTATTAAGAGTAAATGCAAAATGAATCCAGATGTTCAGGTAATTGTAGGTGATGGACTTTCCAGTACTGCAGTTGAAGCAAACATCAAAGATTTGCTTCCTTCATTGGAACAGGGTTTTAAAGTTGAAGGCCTTAACGCAGGAGTGCCATTCTTTGTAAAGTATGCCCGTGTACCAGCAATGGATGCTATCAGTGCGATGATTAAGCCTAAAGTAACTATTATCCTGCTGGGAGAAAGACCAGGCCTGGCTACATACGCATCCCTGAGTGCTTACATTACTTATGATGGATATGTAGGAATTCCTGAAGCTAACAGAACTGTTGTTTCCAATATTCATAAAAATGGTACAAACGCAGTTGAAGCTGGTGCTCATATTGCCGGTGTAGTAAAGAAAATGATTCAGCAGAAGGCTTCCGGAACAGGTTTACAGTTATAA
- the eutB gene encoding ethanolamine ammonia-lyase subunit EutB: MKLKTKLNGETFQFRDINDVLAKANEPKSGDRLQGIAANNETERVAAKIVLANLTIEDLVENPTIPYEQDEVTRVNIDGLNRPVYNKMKSMTIGDLREWILDYHTTGDDLTRASRAFTGEVVAAVAKIMGSMDLVYGASKIHRTTRCNTEIGQPGTLSYRCQTNSTTDNPETILLGIMEGVSYGSGDACLGINPVEDNVDSTRRIADALYEFIRKNDIPTQITVLSHITTQIDAIKKGAPLSMIFQSIAGNQLTNDNFGVNKELIYEGYKAAYEHGISSGPNLLYFETGQGSEVSVGCDCGVDEMTLEARTYGFARYFNPFMVNNVSGFIGPETIYDGKEMIRANLEDHFMGKLIGLPMGMAPCFTNHTSITMDDQQMATMLLAMAGANYYMGVPLGDDVMLAYQDTSFHDDAALRDLTNRKPAPEFHQWMIKKGLMDENGRLTDLAGDGSIFLK; this comes from the coding sequence ATGAAATTAAAAACAAAACTCAATGGAGAAACATTTCAATTTCGTGACATTAACGATGTTTTAGCTAAAGCAAATGAACCAAAGTCTGGTGACCGTCTTCAGGGAATTGCAGCAAATAACGAAACAGAAAGAGTTGCAGCTAAAATTGTTCTTGCAAACTTGACAATTGAAGACTTAGTAGAGAATCCAACTATTCCTTATGAACAGGATGAAGTTACCAGAGTAAACATTGACGGTCTGAACCGGCCGGTATATAACAAGATGAAATCCATGACAATAGGAGATTTAAGAGAATGGATTCTTGATTACCATACAACAGGTGATGATTTAACGAGAGCTTCAAGAGCTTTTACAGGTGAAGTTGTAGCTGCTGTTGCAAAAATCATGGGCTCAATGGACCTTGTATATGGCGCCAGCAAGATTCACCGAACAACCAGGTGCAATACAGAGATCGGACAGCCGGGCACTCTTTCATACCGTTGTCAGACTAACAGTACCACAGACAATCCAGAAACTATTCTTTTAGGCATTATGGAAGGTGTCAGCTATGGTAGTGGAGATGCCTGCCTGGGAATTAATCCGGTTGAAGATAACGTGGACAGTACAAGAAGAATTGCGGATGCTTTATATGAATTTATTCGTAAAAATGATATTCCTACGCAGATTACTGTATTATCACATATAACAACACAGATTGATGCGATTAAAAAAGGAGCTCCTCTTTCAATGATTTTCCAGTCAATTGCGGGAAATCAGTTAACCAATGACAACTTTGGTGTTAACAAAGAGTTAATATATGAAGGCTATAAAGCAGCTTATGAACATGGTATCAGTTCAGGTCCAAATTTACTATATTTCGAAACAGGACAAGGCTCAGAAGTTTCTGTAGGATGCGACTGTGGTGTTGATGAAATGACACTGGAAGCGCGTACATACGGATTCGCAAGATACTTTAATCCATTCATGGTTAATAATGTTTCAGGATTTATCGGACCAGAAACGATTTATGACGGTAAGGAAATGATCCGAGCTAATCTGGAAGACCATTTCATGGGTAAATTAATAGGTCTGCCTATGGGTATGGCACCTTGCTTTACAAATCATACATCTATCACCATGGATGACCAGCAGATGGCAACTATGCTGCTTGCTATGGCAGGAGCAAACTATTATATGGGAGTACCTCTTGGCGATGACGTTATGCTGGCATACCAGGATACCAGTTTCCATGACGATGCAGCATTACGTGACTTGACAAACCGAAAACCTGCACCTGAATTTCATCAGTGGATGATAAAGAAAGGTTTAATGGATGAAAATGGCCGATTAACAGATTTAGCAGGTGACGGCTCTATTTTCTTAAAGTAG
- a CDS encoding sensor histidine kinase, which translates to MNDINYRLFHKYTNLDEEEIAYLETYIDKMQMMADQEKADVFIDCETYTGKTTVIVAEAKPRVVPSAYKEQLLGMLIKWKNEPALDRTFHLKLPTTGVKALQVPDNRNVVQSAFPIIFKEKVIAVLIYEKIIEDENKNSEDDASSLTKLESVKKEDLLEFIRDAAVLVDHQNKICYRNRAAKVLFKSLGYIDDVLGMYVGNLWCVPESEEAEVNTFNISRHTLQGTKIPMNSEGVRYALIIEDITNVVLLEKENNKLKISYKELKHRMKNSLQLVSGIYDEKASKAKSVEAAQAYKEAAGRLMSVLATLGGSIDSFQDEVEIREMIKRICSDLIQTEASSYLSIDFKIEGDEIQVSGERAVTIGLVVNELIHNALKYAFKNRSEGKIRVDIKKDEVNSTIVVEDDGIGFALNENSKNFSGLELISIMVSERLDGELIVDTGSSGTKVQFDFIE; encoded by the coding sequence ATGAACGATATTAATTACAGACTGTTTCATAAATATACGAATCTGGATGAAGAAGAAATAGCTTATTTAGAAACGTATATTGATAAGATGCAGATGATGGCGGATCAGGAAAAAGCGGATGTTTTTATTGACTGTGAAACATACACAGGAAAAACCACGGTAATTGTTGCCGAAGCTAAGCCAAGAGTCGTTCCTTCTGCATATAAAGAGCAGCTGTTAGGTATGTTGATTAAATGGAAAAATGAACCTGCGTTGGACAGAACTTTTCATTTGAAGTTGCCGACGACAGGAGTAAAAGCGCTACAGGTGCCTGATAACCGTAATGTAGTTCAATCTGCTTTCCCAATTATTTTTAAAGAAAAAGTCATCGCAGTCTTAATATATGAGAAAATTATTGAAGATGAAAATAAGAACAGTGAGGATGATGCATCCAGTCTGACAAAGCTGGAATCAGTCAAAAAGGAAGACTTACTGGAATTTATCCGGGATGCAGCTGTTCTGGTAGACCATCAAAATAAAATCTGTTATAGAAACAGAGCAGCAAAGGTACTTTTTAAAAGTTTAGGATATATAGACGATGTTCTTGGTATGTATGTTGGAAATCTCTGGTGTGTTCCGGAATCTGAAGAAGCGGAAGTAAACACTTTTAATATAAGCAGACATACCTTACAGGGAACAAAGATTCCCATGAATTCTGAAGGAGTAAGATATGCTCTAATCATAGAAGATATTACAAACGTTGTATTGCTTGAAAAAGAAAACAATAAATTAAAGATTTCTTATAAAGAGCTAAAGCACAGAATGAAGAACAGTCTTCAGTTAGTATCTGGAATCTATGATGAAAAAGCCTCTAAAGCAAAGTCCGTGGAGGCAGCACAAGCTTATAAGGAAGCAGCAGGCAGATTAATGTCTGTACTGGCTACTCTGGGAGGAAGCATTGATTCCTTTCAGGATGAAGTAGAAATCAGGGAAATGATAAAGAGAATTTGTAGTGACCTGATTCAGACCGAAGCAAGTTCTTATCTGTCTATTGATTTTAAAATAGAAGGGGATGAGATACAGGTTTCAGGAGAAAGGGCAGTAACTATCGGATTGGTTGTCAACGAGCTGATTCATAATGCATTAAAATATGCTTTTAAAAACAGATCTGAAGGAAAAATTCGGGTAGATATCAAGAAAGATGAAGTTAACTCGACTATTGTTGTAGAAGATGATGGTATTGGGTTTGCACTTAATGAAAATTCAAAGAATTTTTCTGGTCTGGAATTAATCAGTATTATGGTATCAGAACGGCTAGACGGCGAACTCATAGTGGATACTGGAAGTTCAGGAACAAAGGTTCAATTTGATTTTATCGAATGA